The window CGTCGGTAATTATTTCAAGCACACCATGAAAGTCAAAGGTGTTGGGTTTAAACTATCCGAGTTGGCAAACCGAACAGGCGATCTCTATTATGATTCGCTATCGAGTTTTTTAACCTATCTCTCATGGAAATTAGATAAAGACGCCCAAGCAGATCGGGAGAGGGGAAGAAAAAAATTGGCTCTCTTGTTGCATGAGACAGCGCAACAGATCAAAAAAAGTTCTGGAACAATGCGAGATGCCTTTAATATTGTAAAACCGCATATCTATAAGTGGGAAATAGATCATGGTTCTAATAGAAACGGACTCCATTTTGAGAGCAAAATATTAGATACGCCTGATCGAGCACAATGTCAAATATGGGTAAGCGATATTCATATAACCAATCTGGTCATTATAGATGAAATTAAAGAGGATGGGAGTATTTCGCGACCTACTTCAGACTCCTACTGGGGGATACTTGATTTTAAAGGCAATGAGGTCAATTACCGACGAAACAATTTTGTCGATGATAGACTATTTACTCTATTTGATGAAGAAGACAAACAAAGACTCGATAAATTTATCCCTATGTTAAATGAGCATATCAACTCCCTTGAAATCAACCAGAAGTTTACTTACGTCAAAGGATATAGCGAGGAAGAAGACGATGTAGAGATGAATTTTATGCACTTTAGAGAAACCTATATCCAAAACGGATGGAAAGAAACGATTCTTGGTTCTACCGGCGAGCGGCAATGGACACATGTAATATTGAGAATTTCCAAGGATAATAAACTGTTTCAGTATACAACATATGCCAATATGCTTGGGGATTTTGTAGTGGCAAAGTACAATAACGATTGCAAAGATTTCATTGAAAATGTGCTATTTAAAGCATTGCTGGGAGATAAATCGCATGATAAAATCAGATGAGCGTTCTATCGAAGAGATATATACCGACCCAAACACCTCAAAATAGAGAAAACTGGAGATAATGGGTGATGAAATTTACGAACAGTTCGGTAATCGTTCCCGTTGGGACAATGTGAGTTATGATGATGAAGCCACAAGATACGAAGTAGCAGAATATACGCACTATCTTCAAAGTTTTTTGTCTAATACGACCAAAAAGGAAGAAAACTATATCGACTATCTGAAGTGCTATCTATCAGTATTATCCGATGGGCTGTTTTACGGTGAAGTGATTCCTGATGAGAATGAATTCATAAAGAAAAAATGTAATGAAGCCGGTCTCGATAATGTTTTTGAAAAATATTACAAGGAGGCTTGTGATGCCTCTTGATGAAAAACTGCAAGAACATCTCAATGATCTCGAAATTAAACGCCTGAAACAAATAGAGCACCTTCGATCACTGAATAAAAAAGAGCAAAAAGAATACATCAGCACCATGGTTGCCCGCTACATCTATGCAAATTGTGAACATGGTGTAGAAGAAATCCCTTTTGCATGGTTTTCCAAAGAATACAACGAGTTGGACAATGACTTACTCGAAGAGCTTTTCATCCATGCCCAGACCATCTTCGCTCTCTATAAAATCATCAAAAATGATCGCTTTTTGGTCTTTTACGGACGAACGGGAGAAAATCACACTGATAAAGTCCAACTCGTGATGGATAAAAGCCATCCGAAGTACCTCAAAACCTTCAAAGCGCTCAATCGACTAAATGAGTATGTTTATGTGAAGTATGGATTGAGTCTTTCCCGACAGAGAATTGAGCATGATACCTACTGCAATATGACTAGCTCTGAGGGATTAGAAAATCATACCAAAGTGGGGATAGAATACATTTCGCATGTGCTGAATACCAAAGATCTTCTCAATCTGAACAAATCGATCGACCCAAAAATAGAAGAGTATATGCGATCAATCTATGAGGGGGAAGGGTGTATTGTCTAAATCTTAATTAATCCTTCGATTGTAGTCGGATTTGATTTTTTGGATTATTTAGCTACAATCCAAGGAATAATTAATAAAGGGACGAAATGGAGTACCTGCTCAGCGAATACACCGCTTCTCAGCGTAAGCAGTTGATCAACACCAAACAACTCTACGAGCACTACATTCGTCAAAAGAACCGTTATTACCGCGATTTCAATCTCAGTATGTTTTGGAAAAAATCGGGTGGGAATGAGTATCTCACCAAACAAAACTCCATCACCAAAAAAACCTCCTCACTTGGGGTACGTACTACCGAGACCGAAAAGATCCATTCCGATTTCATTTCCCACAAAGATGCCCTCAAAACTGAACTTTCCGAACTCGAAGCACGAATGGAGAAGATGCGCAAACTCAACAAGATCGAACTGCTCGGTCGCGCCCCCGCTTCATTGATCCGTATCTATCGCAAGATCAACGAATTGGGGCTCAACTCCAAAATCATCCTAATCGGTACCAATGCCCTCTATGCGTATGAATCCCATTGCGGTGTCTTCGTCGCTGAAGAGCAGCTCGCCACAGATGACATCGACCTTCTCAACAAAAAATCCAAAGAGCTCTCCCTCGTCTTTACCGAAGTGCTCCCCGGAGGAAAACTCAGCGAACTGCTCAAACTCATCGATCCCAGTTTCGTCCAAGACAGCGACATCCCTTACCGCTTTCGCAACAAAGAGGGGATGCTTATCGAGCTCATCAGCCCCATCAGCCAAAAGATGAGTTTTCAGACCTACCGTGAAGACCCGCTCTTTACCGACATCATCGATTTGGAGATGGAGGGGATGCAGTGGTTGGAAAACTCTCGCATTTTCGAGAGCATGGTGATCGACGAAACGGGAGCGTTTGCCATCATACCGACGATCCATCCCCTCGAATTTGCCGTCTATAAACACTGGCTCTCCTCACGCCATGACCGTGAGATTCTCAAAAAACAGCGAGATTTCGAACAATCCCGCCTCGTGACTCAGCTCATACGTGACTATATGGTCGATATCGATACCGATGCAGAACTCGTATCGATGAAACATTTCAACCGTGATGCGATCAATGCGTATCGTCTGGAGATGAAGCGATGAATGACTGGAACATACAATTTGGTATAGGTGCAAAATGAGTCATCATTACGTTATCGGGGATGTTCACGGGTCTTATGACGCGCTGATGGAACTTGTCTCCCTATTGCCTCAGGATGCACGTCTCATCTTCGTCGGCGATCTGATCGATAGAGGCGCCAAAAGTGCGGAAGTAGTCCGCTTCGTTCGTGAAAACAATCATCTGTGCGTTATGGGTAACCACGAAGAGGCGATGATCACGCAAGGGTTTGTCCTGATGCGCTGTTTCGAGATGGATGAGGATTTACCGACACATAGTATGTGGTACAGTAACGGCGGTGTCTGGACGCTCCGATCTTACGGCATTGTCAAACTTGAAAACGGAAAACCGGTAAAAGCTGATGATTTTGCCGAGGGGCTGAAGCAGTTCAAAGACGATATGAAATGGATGGAAAAACTCCCCCTCTATCTCGAACTACCTATTGAGCATCCATCCGAAAAACCGGTCGTCGTCTCTCACGCCCCTATCGCTACCGCATGGGCAATGCGCAAGATTGATTCGATGTACGGAACCTTCGCCCGCCTCGCCACAACCTGCCGCCGTGATCCCGATCATAGCGATGCACCGATTTTCAATATCTTCGGTCACACCCCGATGCAAAACGGCCCGAGAGTGAGAGAGCATTTTGTGAACATCGACACGGGTTGTTATATGGCGGAAGAGGGATATAACAGCCTCAGTGCCTACTGTATCGAAACGGGTGAAGTGATTAGTGTGAAGGGGAGCTAGACTCGTTGAACTTTTTCATGTTGATGAACAGATGCCCCTGCATTCTAGCATCATCAACCGCTTTATGCGTCAGGGTAAGATCGTCGAACCATTCTGCAGGATAGTGCTCTTTTCCACTTTGCAAATACCCCTTTTTATACATTGCCATCGCATAGCTTCGGATATCGATTCCATTATGACCGAAAGGTGATTCTCCCTTAAAACGGTTCAAATACCAAAACACCCACATAAAATCAAACGCTACCGGATAGGCGACAAAGAGTATTTTCCCTTTTGATTTTAGATCGATCAGCCATTCATAATATCGATCCATAGCTATCTGAGGGTGAACAGGATCAATACGGGTTTCATTGTAGGCATCAATGTTTTCCTGCCACCATTGCATCGTTTTTTCATTGGGCTGAGAGCCTTCTAGGTCTTCACAGTTAATTTCGAACGATCCGATTTCATTGCCATCTTCATCAAATGCTACACTCGCAAGGCTAAGCATCGAATGAATACCGGGTATAGGCCCATTGGTCTCGACATCGGTACTGATATAAATCTCTTTTTTCATTTTTATTCCAATTTATTCAATGGATAGAGTGTAGAAATGGTATCATAAAATCTGCATTTAATCGGTGTATATACTCAAAAGAGATAGACAGATTTTTCAATATAATTTATCTTAGGTTATCTAGTTACAGAAGATTACCACACTAAGATCGACACTGCTGGAATATTCATCCACATTGACGCTTATCTTGTTTTCGATATTTCTGCTGCAAGTGACTCCTCCAAAGCGTGTCACGTAAAGAATTAAAATAACGGGGTTGCCTCCGTTAATTGCTCATCTTTCCTTCTACTTTTTTACAATTGTGACACTTCATTTTTTGATTTACGCTGAGCATCATTCGCGTTTTTTTTGTTTCGCTGCTTTCAGCAAACTTTTATCGACGTAATTCATCTCCATTTCGAAGCTCAAATGAGGTGCGACGAGTTGAATTTCCGTATTGCCGTTAGTTAATTTGGCAGAGGTGTCACCGACAAACGGAATGGTCGAAGAGACCAGTTTATATTTACTTTTCATCTGACCAAAAAGGTATTGAAATTTTCCCTTTGGAAAGGTGGTAAAGACTCCCATCAACTTTCCGCTTTTATCATAAATCACTCGTGCCGATTGCATTCCTTCAATTCCTAATTCACTCGGGTCAAGATCATATACATCGCCTTGACTAATATTATTGATTCCAATAAACTTGGAATTATATTTTTCTTTCATCATACCGATTGTTGATGTGCCAATTTCTAAACCAAACGGTGAAGGGTCGGCATGGATAAATGTAGTTGTGAGTAGCATAGCTGCTAGGATAGTTTTTAATTTCATGAAGTCTCCTTTTTTTATCTTCGTGGTTGGTTGTAATAAGTATGATCTTTTCGAATTGATTCGACAATACGTTGTTGTTCATCTTGACTTAATTGGTAC of the Sulfuricurvum sp. genome contains:
- a CDS encoding YqiA/YcfP family alpha/beta fold hydrolase; its protein translation is MIIYIHGFGGSGEGSKAKAFREYFKSIDEPFIAPSLSYVPELAIRTLEEMIESYHGDLCLIGSSLGGYYTMYLAQKYNLKAVLINPAIHPDQTLRRSLGNAPNYYDESYYNWNDTHLAMLQTYKTQIAYQKNFKLLLQMGDELLNYNEALNYLPNAYKTVEKGGSHSFEGIERHFESIREFFAVGNYFKHTMKVKGVGFKLSELANRTGDLYYDSLSSFLTYLSWKLDKDAQADRERGRKKLALLLHETAQQIKKSSGTMRDAFNIVKPHIYKWEIDHGSNRNGLHFESKILDTPDRAQCQIWVSDIHITNLVIIDEIKEDGSISRPTSDSYWGILDFKGNEVNYRRNNFVDDRLFTLFDEEDKQRLDKFIPMLNEHINSLEINQKFTYVKGYSEEEDDVEMNFMHFRETYIQNGWKETILGSTGERQWTHVILRISKDNKLFQYTTYANMLGDFVVAKYNNDCKDFIENVLFKALLGDKSHDKIR
- a CDS encoding GSU2403 family nucleotidyltransferase fold protein encodes the protein MEYLLSEYTASQRKQLINTKQLYEHYIRQKNRYYRDFNLSMFWKKSGGNEYLTKQNSITKKTSSLGVRTTETEKIHSDFISHKDALKTELSELEARMEKMRKLNKIELLGRAPASLIRIYRKINELGLNSKIILIGTNALYAYESHCGVFVAEEQLATDDIDLLNKKSKELSLVFTEVLPGGKLSELLKLIDPSFVQDSDIPYRFRNKEGMLIELISPISQKMSFQTYREDPLFTDIIDLEMEGMQWLENSRIFESMVIDETGAFAIIPTIHPLEFAVYKHWLSSRHDREILKKQRDFEQSRLVTQLIRDYMVDIDTDAELVSMKHFNRDAINAYRLEMKR
- a CDS encoding metallophosphoesterase, giving the protein MSHHYVIGDVHGSYDALMELVSLLPQDARLIFVGDLIDRGAKSAEVVRFVRENNHLCVMGNHEEAMITQGFVLMRCFEMDEDLPTHSMWYSNGGVWTLRSYGIVKLENGKPVKADDFAEGLKQFKDDMKWMEKLPLYLELPIEHPSEKPVVVSHAPIATAWAMRKIDSMYGTFARLATTCRRDPDHSDAPIFNIFGHTPMQNGPRVREHFVNIDTGCYMAEEGYNSLSAYCIETGEVISVKGS
- a CDS encoding 3'-5' exoribonuclease translates to MKKEIYISTDVETNGPIPGIHSMLSLASVAFDEDGNEIGSFEINCEDLEGSQPNEKTMQWWQENIDAYNETRIDPVHPQIAMDRYYEWLIDLKSKGKILFVAYPVAFDFMWVFWYLNRFKGESPFGHNGIDIRSYAMAMYKKGYLQSGKEHYPAEWFDDLTLTHKAVDDARMQGHLFINMKKFNESSSPSH